In Phormidium yuhuli AB48, one genomic interval encodes:
- a CDS encoding ShlB/FhaC/HecB family hemolysin secretion/activation protein: MTGSRWGPGIFGAIASALVVVSGPVVQSQEPPQLSQEEEASRVLIQRIEIRGSSRFEDEELRAIAAPYEGRELSLQDLQALADEITQLYLSQDYLTSRAMVPGQDILDGVVVIDVIEGRLTEIDIEGNERLQDFVIRDRLQRAAGFPLNTARLEDELRLLRADPLFDLISASLRSGEGLGESRLRVQVREANPIQLSISSDNYSPPSIGGERLNLGFSHRNLAGVGDRLSVDYNLTYGNGLNFIDIGYEIPVNSRDGRLRLRVAPTRNEVTQAPFDQLDIRGESSLYELSYRHPLQRTPREEFALSLGFAWQDSQTFFLDRPQPFGIGPNESGRSRTRVITFGQDYIHRQVDGAWMLQSQLRFGTGLFNATNNSGDIPDGQFFSWGLQAQRVQRLHRDHLLVARLAAQFSPDPLLPSQQFVIGGGQSLRGYRQNVRAGDNGVRFSVEDRITLIRNAAGQSTLQVLPFADLGVVWNHSNNPNPQARQQFLASLGLGAIWEPTPGLTLRVDYGLPLVNLDDRGRNIQDDGFHFRVGYEF; this comes from the coding sequence ATGACCGGTTCAAGGTGGGGCCCGGGGATTTTTGGGGCGATCGCCTCCGCCCTGGTGGTTGTGAGTGGGCCCGTTGTCCAGAGTCAGGAACCCCCTCAACTCAGCCAAGAGGAGGAGGCGTCCCGAGTTCTCATCCAACGCATTGAGATTCGCGGCAGTAGCCGTTTTGAGGACGAAGAACTACGAGCGATCGCCGCCCCCTATGAGGGCCGGGAGTTAAGCTTACAGGACTTACAAGCCCTGGCCGACGAAATCACCCAGCTTTATCTGAGTCAAGATTATCTCACCTCTCGGGCCATGGTCCCCGGGCAGGATATCCTCGATGGGGTGGTGGTGATTGACGTCATCGAGGGACGTTTAACGGAGATTGACATTGAGGGGAATGAGCGGCTGCAAGACTTCGTGATCCGCGATCGCCTGCAACGGGCCGCCGGGTTTCCCCTCAATACCGCTCGCTTAGAAGACGAACTACGACTCTTGCGAGCCGATCCTCTGTTCGATCTCATCTCCGCCAGCCTACGCTCCGGTGAGGGCCTCGGAGAAAGTCGCCTGCGGGTTCAAGTTCGTGAAGCCAACCCCATCCAACTGAGCATCAGCAGCGATAATTATTCTCCCCCCAGTATTGGCGGTGAACGACTCAACTTAGGCTTTAGCCATCGTAATCTAGCCGGGGTGGGCGATCGCCTCAGCGTCGACTATAACCTCACCTATGGCAACGGCTTAAACTTCATCGATATCGGCTATGAGATTCCCGTTAACTCGCGAGATGGCCGGCTGCGATTACGAGTCGCCCCCACCCGTAACGAAGTCACCCAGGCCCCCTTTGATCAACTGGATATCCGGGGAGAATCCAGTCTTTACGAATTGAGTTATCGTCATCCCCTCCAACGAACTCCCCGAGAAGAATTTGCCCTCTCCCTAGGCTTCGCCTGGCAAGATAGTCAAACCTTCTTTTTAGATCGCCCCCAACCCTTCGGGATTGGCCCTAATGAATCTGGACGTAGCCGCACCCGTGTTATCACCTTCGGCCAAGATTATATTCACCGCCAAGTCGATGGGGCCTGGATGTTGCAATCCCAGCTACGGTTCGGAACGGGACTCTTTAACGCCACCAACAACTCCGGGGATATTCCCGATGGACAATTCTTTAGTTGGGGCCTACAAGCTCAACGGGTGCAACGACTGCATCGAGATCATTTATTGGTGGCCCGTCTCGCGGCCCAATTTTCCCCCGATCCCCTGCTTCCCTCCCAACAGTTTGTCATAGGGGGCGGTCAATCCCTGCGGGGCTATCGTCAGAATGTGCGGGCCGGGGATAATGGGGTTCGCTTCTCAGTCGAAGATCGCATTACCCTAATCCGCAATGCAGCGGGACAATCCACGCTCCAGGTGTTGCCCTTTGCTGACTTAGGGGTCGTTTGGAACCATAGTAATAATCCTAATCCCCAAGCCAGACAACAGTTTTTAGCCTCCTTGGGATTGGGGGCTATCTGGGAACCCACTCCCGGGTTGACGCTACGGGTGGACTATGGTTTGCCCTTAGTGAATTTAGACGATCGCGGCCGTAATATCCAAGATGATGGCTTTCATTTCCGCGTCGGTTATGAATTTTGA
- a CDS encoding P-loop NTPase fold protein, giving the protein MLDIREFYRATNPSRTLNVADANDRDLYIDFSAVRCGSTIEEMRDKISFFSPDEATVQLFTGHLGCGKSTELLRLAHELRKQDFHVVYFESSQDLEMGDLDVSDILLAIARRISESLSELKQLELDAPRGLQRLLQGAARILQTEIDLAAELDVPGLGNIQANTEGKGSFSAEVGIPGLGQVQADSKGLSLVALGIGKISAKARHSPELRGKLRDYLEVRTTNIIEAINEELIEPAIAQLKDLGKQGLVVIVDNLDRVEKTIKPWGRTQPEYLFVDRGEQLRQLQCHVIYTMPLALLYSNDLNPLTSRFGTDPKVLPMVPVRHRDGTDRLDGLEKMRQLILTRAFPGLSAAERQGRVLELFTSREVFDQLCRISGGHVREILRLLNTWIMKERQLPLSPQGLEVVIRERRDRMLYAITDEEWALLQQVHQRKQVAGDNSYDLLISSMFVYEYRDEVGSWFDLNPVLDAIARQNS; this is encoded by the coding sequence ATGCTGGATATTCGTGAATTCTATCGGGCAACCAATCCCAGTCGGACGTTGAATGTTGCCGATGCCAATGACCGAGATCTCTATATTGATTTTTCGGCGGTTCGCTGTGGCTCAACCATTGAGGAAATGCGGGATAAAATCAGCTTTTTCTCTCCTGATGAAGCCACCGTACAACTGTTTACCGGACATTTAGGCTGTGGTAAATCTACGGAGCTGTTACGATTAGCCCATGAATTGCGAAAACAAGATTTTCATGTGGTTTATTTTGAATCCTCCCAAGATTTAGAAATGGGAGATTTAGATGTTAGTGATATTTTATTGGCGATCGCCCGTCGCATTAGTGAAAGTCTCAGCGAACTCAAACAGCTCGAACTCGACGCCCCTCGGGGATTACAACGACTCCTACAAGGGGCGGCCCGTATCTTACAAACGGAAATTGATCTAGCTGCTGAACTGGACGTGCCGGGGTTGGGAAATATCCAAGCTAACACCGAAGGAAAAGGCAGTTTTTCGGCTGAAGTGGGGATTCCTGGATTAGGACAGGTTCAAGCGGATTCTAAAGGCTTATCCCTGGTGGCCCTCGGCATTGGTAAAATCTCCGCCAAAGCCCGCCATAGTCCTGAATTACGGGGCAAGTTGCGAGATTATTTGGAAGTTCGCACGACGAACATTATTGAGGCCATTAACGAGGAGTTGATTGAACCGGCGATCGCCCAACTCAAAGATTTGGGAAAACAGGGGTTAGTGGTCATTGTCGATAACTTAGATCGGGTGGAGAAAACCATCAAGCCTTGGGGACGCACCCAACCAGAATATCTGTTTGTCGATCGCGGTGAACAACTGCGACAACTCCAGTGCCATGTGATTTATACCATGCCCCTGGCTCTGCTCTATTCCAATGACCTCAATCCCCTAACGAGTCGCTTTGGAACTGATCCGAAGGTGTTACCGATGGTTCCTGTTCGCCATCGGGATGGAACTGATCGCCTTGATGGCTTAGAGAAAATGCGCCAGCTTATTTTAACCCGGGCCTTTCCCGGGCTATCGGCGGCGGAACGGCAAGGGCGAGTCTTAGAACTGTTTACCTCCCGAGAGGTGTTTGATCAGTTATGTCGCATCAGTGGTGGCCATGTGCGGGAGATTTTGCGGCTTCTCAATACTTGGATTATGAAAGAGCGACAGCTCCCTCTGTCCCCTCAAGGATTGGAGGTGGTGATTCGGGAACGACGCGATCGCATGTTATACGCCATCACCGATGAGGAATGGGCCTTGTTGCAACAAGTCCATCAACGGAAACAAGTGGCTGGGGATAACAGTTACGACCTGCTCATCAGCAGTATGTTTGTCTATGAATACCGGGATGAGGTGGGGTCTTGGTTTGACCTCAATCCGGTGTTGGATGCGATCGCCCGTCAAAATTCATAA
- the csaB gene encoding polysaccharide pyruvyl transferase CsaB produces the protein MATERAVLCGYYGMGNMGDEALLASLLEMLPPHITPVVLSGNPQFTRDRYGVEAIPRKAAFEILPNLRSAGSFIWGGGSLMQDSSSALNPFYYGGLMGLAQQLGLRTIALAQGLGPLRRPWTQALTRRCLLGCDAVTVRDRTSASQLHNWGIPFTLAPDPVWALESRSPKGFWDLPAPRVAVVLRPHPLLTPSRLDRLIQALAALQTATDAAIVLVPFQPSQDLPLARTIYSQLSEKCYLWQSDDPRALKGLFRGVEMAICMRLHGLIAAASEGCRCWGLSYDPKVSQVLAEFDLPGWELADLPQESTTISQAWLEHYANGDPLSQTRLQATIDRARLHQEALVQALL, from the coding sequence ATGGCAACTGAACGAGCCGTCCTCTGTGGCTACTATGGTATGGGAAATATGGGAGATGAAGCTCTCCTGGCTTCCCTGTTAGAGATGTTACCCCCTCACATCACGCCGGTGGTGCTATCGGGGAATCCCCAGTTTACCCGCGATCGCTATGGGGTCGAGGCCATTCCTCGCAAGGCGGCGTTTGAGATTTTACCCAACCTCCGCTCAGCCGGGAGTTTTATTTGGGGGGGCGGAAGTCTGATGCAGGACAGCAGTAGCGCCCTCAATCCCTTTTATTATGGAGGCTTGATGGGCTTGGCTCAACAGTTGGGCTTACGCACCATTGCCCTGGCCCAAGGTCTCGGCCCCCTGCGGCGACCCTGGACTCAAGCCCTGACTCGTCGCTGTCTCCTTGGTTGTGATGCTGTGACCGTGCGCGATCGCACCTCAGCCTCTCAACTCCATAATTGGGGGATTCCCTTCACCCTGGCCCCCGACCCGGTCTGGGCCCTGGAGTCGCGATCGCCCAAAGGCTTCTGGGATTTACCCGCCCCGCGAGTGGCGGTGGTGTTACGCCCCCATCCTCTGTTAACCCCCAGCCGCTTGGACCGGCTCATTCAGGCCCTGGCCGCCCTACAAACCGCCACCGATGCGGCGATTGTTTTAGTTCCCTTCCAACCCAGTCAGGATTTGCCCCTCGCTCGCACAATTTACAGCCAACTCTCGGAAAAATGTTATCTTTGGCAATCCGACGACCCCCGTGCCTTAAAGGGGCTATTTCGCGGCGTTGAGATGGCTATTTGTATGCGACTCCATGGCTTAATTGCCGCCGCCTCGGAAGGCTGTCGCTGTTGGGGACTCAGTTATGATCCTAAGGTGAGTCAGGTCTTGGCGGAATTTGATCTCCCCGGTTGGGAACTTGCCGATTTGCCCCAGGAGTCTACCACCATTAGTCAGGCCTGGCTTGAACACTATGCTAACGGAGATCCCCTCTCCCAAACTCGTCTTCAAGCCACCATTGACCGGGCCCGATTGCATCAGGAAGCATTGGTTCAGGCACTACTGTGA
- a CDS encoding DUF2499 domain-containing protein — translation MHALSIPTWMVHVSSVIEWIAAIWLVWRYGEQLSNPAWKGLAVAMLPALVGAMCACTWHFFDNAQRLEWLVTLQASMTVVGNCTVCLAAAWIWRRSRQGIEGTQPPLNCPDVADES, via the coding sequence ATGCACGCCCTTTCAATTCCTACCTGGATGGTTCATGTTTCGAGTGTTATCGAATGGATTGCGGCCATTTGGCTGGTTTGGCGTTATGGGGAACAGTTGAGCAATCCCGCCTGGAAAGGATTAGCGGTCGCGATGCTGCCGGCCTTGGTGGGGGCAATGTGTGCCTGCACCTGGCACTTTTTTGATAATGCGCAACGGTTAGAATGGCTAGTGACCCTTCAAGCGTCAATGACGGTTGTAGGGAATTGCACCGTTTGTTTAGCCGCCGCTTGGATTTGGCGGCGATCGCGTCAGGGAATCGAGGGCACTCAACCCCCTCTCAATTGCCCGGACGTGGCAGATGAGTCCTAG
- a CDS encoding photosystem II reaction center protein J, producing the protein MSGDARIPLWVVATVAGTGVLAVVGLFFYGAYVGVGSAM; encoded by the coding sequence ATGTCTGGAGATGCAAGAATCCCCCTCTGGGTTGTGGCCACGGTGGCTGGAACTGGGGTGTTAGCCGTTGTTGGACTCTTTTTCTATGGCGCCTATGTGGGCGTTGGTTCCGCGATGTAG
- a CDS encoding photosystem II reaction center protein L, producing MPTRQKNPNRQPVELNRTSLYLGLLLIFVLGVLFSSYFFN from the coding sequence ATGCCAACTCGTCAAAAGAACCCGAACCGCCAGCCAGTCGAACTCAATCGTACATCCCTGTACTTGGGTTTACTTCTGATTTTTGTGCTAGGTGTGTTGTTTTCGAGTTACTTCTTTAACTAG
- the psbF gene encoding cytochrome b559 subunit beta, with product MTNRSPSEPVTYPIFTIRWVAVHTLAVPSVFFLGAIAAMQFIQR from the coding sequence ATGACAAATCGCTCCCCATCTGAACCCGTTACCTATCCCATTTTTACGATTCGCTGGGTTGCTGTTCATACTTTGGCAGTTCCTTCAGTCTTCTTCCTCGGCGCGATCGCCGCGATGCAGTTCATCCAACGTTAG
- the psbE gene encoding cytochrome b559 subunit alpha, whose product MAGTTGERPFSDIITSVRYWLIHAVTIPMLFIAGWFFVSTGLAYDAFGTPRPDEYYTKQRLELPIVSDRFEGRQQIEQFIK is encoded by the coding sequence ATGGCAGGTACTACTGGAGAACGTCCGTTTTCAGATATTATTACCAGCGTCCGCTACTGGTTGATTCATGCGGTAACCATCCCCATGCTCTTTATCGCGGGTTGGTTTTTTGTGAGTACCGGCTTGGCCTACGATGCTTTCGGAACGCCTCGTCCGGATGAGTACTACACCAAACAACGGCTGGAATTGCCGATCGTCTCCGATCGCTTTGAAGGCCGTCAGCAAATCGAACAGTTTATCAAATAA
- a CDS encoding photosynthesis system II assembly factor Ycf48 codes for MIIEKTATTMNAMLHRLKSIAITIAVVFLLAGCQSLPGLEVNPWVVQSLPTESTFADVAFTDDLSRGWLVGNKGTLFETTDRGQTWKAQALELEGESVTFDSISFYGNEGWIVGEPAILLHTLDGGDHWKRVPLSDKLPGSPRTIVATAPHSAEMTTSVGAIYRTSNDAQNWKGLVEEALGIFRNISRSPDGSYVAVSSRGNFYSVWDNESQTWQPFNRHSARRLQNMGFTPDGNLWALGRGGMLQFGDAHDPEAWEDPQYPEFSTSWGLLDLVYQTPEKVWAVGGSANLLYSNDGGETWLKDRQVEKVPSNFNRVKFIQPDLGFVLGQRGTLLRYDPSQEMT; via the coding sequence GTGATTATTGAAAAAACTGCGACGACGATGAATGCTATGCTGCACCGTTTGAAATCAATCGCGATCACAATCGCGGTGGTCTTTTTGCTGGCAGGCTGTCAGTCTCTCCCCGGCTTAGAGGTCAATCCTTGGGTGGTGCAATCTTTGCCAACGGAATCCACCTTCGCGGATGTGGCGTTTACGGACGACTTATCCCGAGGTTGGTTGGTGGGAAACAAAGGAACCCTGTTTGAAACAACCGATCGGGGTCAAACCTGGAAGGCTCAGGCTTTGGAGTTAGAGGGTGAGTCCGTCACCTTTGATTCCATTAGCTTTTATGGCAATGAGGGCTGGATTGTTGGGGAACCGGCAATCTTACTCCATACCCTGGATGGGGGAGACCACTGGAAGCGCGTCCCTCTGAGTGATAAGCTGCCCGGAAGTCCTCGTACTATTGTAGCCACAGCCCCCCATTCAGCGGAGATGACTACCAGTGTTGGGGCGATTTATCGCACCAGCAATGACGCTCAAAACTGGAAAGGATTGGTGGAAGAGGCCCTGGGTATCTTTCGTAATATTTCCCGCTCCCCCGATGGAAGTTATGTAGCGGTGTCCTCGCGCGGTAACTTCTATTCCGTCTGGGATAATGAGAGTCAAACCTGGCAACCCTTTAACCGTCACAGTGCGCGACGGTTACAGAATATGGGCTTTACCCCTGATGGCAACCTTTGGGCGTTGGGACGGGGTGGAATGCTTCAATTCGGTGATGCTCACGATCCCGAAGCCTGGGAAGACCCCCAATATCCTGAGTTTTCTACCAGTTGGGGACTGTTGGATCTGGTTTATCAAACTCCAGAGAAGGTCTGGGCCGTCGGTGGAAGTGCCAACTTGCTCTATAGTAACGATGGGGGTGAAACCTGGCTCAAGGATCGTCAGGTCGAGAAGGTTCCCTCCAACTTCAACCGGGTTAAGTTTATTCAGCCGGATCTAGGATTTGTCCTCGGACAACGAGGAACCTTGCTGCGCTATGACCCTAGCCAAGAGATGACGTGA
- a CDS encoding rubredoxin — translation MDTQESNELQPEQEAQTEQTEQQASPPERDRYECLACGYVYEPGLGDNNGNIAAGTPFMEIPERWRCPVCGARKQSFANVGPKGTASGFKENFSYGFGVNTLTPTQKTLLIFGGLGLGVLFMLSLYGLG, via the coding sequence ATGGATACTCAAGAGTCCAACGAGCTGCAACCTGAACAGGAGGCACAAACGGAACAAACGGAGCAACAAGCGTCTCCCCCAGAACGCGATCGCTACGAATGTCTTGCCTGCGGCTATGTCTATGAGCCGGGCCTCGGTGACAATAACGGGAACATCGCCGCTGGAACGCCGTTTATGGAGATTCCCGAACGTTGGCGTTGTCCGGTTTGCGGTGCGCGTAAACAGTCCTTTGCCAATGTTGGGCCTAAGGGGACTGCCTCTGGCTTTAAGGAAAACTTTTCCTATGGCTTCGGTGTCAACACCCTGACACCAACGCAAAAAACCTTACTGATTTTTGGCGGTTTAGGTCTAGGGGTCTTGTTTATGTTGAGTCTCTATGGCTTAGGTTAA
- a CDS encoding peptidase, which translates to MQPLLLALLTPNWALPSRQEILRIGSLLSLSGNANAPGEDLGETVDGKMERQAAATEPQVFIPIPSMTYCLGIINHHGLIFGADSRTNAGVDYISTYQKLFDFCIPGDRTIVLCTSGSLSITQAVMNHLRQDIKQNKDRNLHTLPNFYEVARYIGSTLREIQEIDRPWLERDNIDFQCNILVGGQLQGEDPQLFLVYSQGNFIQATPETPFLQIGETKYGKPILDRVLHYDTPLHLAVKAAVLSIDSTMKSNISVGPPLNVLMYQRDSFEIHHRLRLRLGSPYLATIRRYWEESVRKTFEEMPEIEWQDDVGANKQEVLID; encoded by the coding sequence TTGCAGCCTCTGCTTCTTGCGCTGCTGACCCCGAACTGGGCCCTGCCATCCCGTCAGGAAATTCTCAGAATTGGCAGTCTCCTCAGCTTGTCAGGGAATGCTAATGCTCCAGGCGAAGACCTGGGGGAGACCGTTGACGGTAAAATGGAGCGGCAAGCGGCCGCCACAGAACCTCAAGTCTTTATACCAATACCATCTATGACCTACTGCCTAGGAATTATTAACCATCATGGACTGATTTTTGGGGCTGACTCCCGCACGAACGCCGGGGTCGATTATATTTCTACCTATCAAAAACTCTTTGACTTCTGCATTCCGGGCGATCGCACCATTGTCCTCTGCACCAGTGGGAGTCTGTCCATCACCCAAGCGGTGATGAACCATCTACGGCAAGATATCAAACAGAACAAAGATCGTAACCTCCATACCCTACCCAACTTCTACGAAGTAGCCCGCTACATTGGCAGCACCCTGCGGGAAATCCAAGAGATTGATCGGCCCTGGCTAGAACGGGATAACATCGACTTTCAATGTAATATCCTCGTTGGAGGACAACTTCAGGGAGAAGACCCGCAACTCTTCCTTGTCTATTCCCAAGGGAACTTCATCCAAGCCACCCCAGAAACCCCCTTCCTGCAAATCGGCGAAACAAAATACGGCAAACCCATTCTCGATCGCGTCCTCCATTACGACACCCCCCTGCATCTAGCTGTCAAAGCCGCCGTTCTCTCCATCGACTCCACCATGAAATCCAATATTTCCGTGGGGCCGCCCCTCAACGTGCTGATGTACCAACGAGATAGCTTTGAGATTCACCATCGACTGCGGCTACGACTTGGGAGCCCTTATCTGGCAACCATTCGCCGCTACTGGGAAGAATCCGTCCGTAAAACCTTTGAAGAAATGCCCGAGATAGAATGGCAAGATGACGTCGGAGCCAACAAACAGGAAGTCTTAATCGACTAA
- the pcrA gene encoding DNA helicase PcrA encodes MTATSDFLRQLNPSQRAAVEHHRGPLLVVAGAGSGKTRALTYRVANLILKHRVDPEQILAVTFTNKAAKEMKARVETLFAQTLAANTHGKALEVLEAAEQTQLRSRVWRTYIKPLWIGTFHSLCGKILRFDINKYRDENGRQWTRSFTIFDESDVHALVKEIVVNQLNLDDRKFNPKSVRYAISNAKNKGWSPAQLERNDPGYRGRTIAEVYRAYQDQLAANNALDFDDLIRVPVELFQQNPDVLQYWHDKFRHILVDEYQDTNRTQYNLIRLLATNGQTPREFEDWQKRSVFVVGDVDQSIYSFRMADFTILLDFQDDFGDGLEDDLTQTMVKLEENYRSTQTILEVANSLIELNSERIDKVLRPTRGEGEPICIYRADDDREEADFVTSQMATLIRENPELNWGDFAILYRTNAQSRSFEELLVQRKIPYRMIGGLRFYDRREIKDVLAYLRVIVNPSDSVSLKRVINVPKRGIGKTTLSKIDSVAQQLNVPFWDIISDETSIKTVAGSRAKRILEFVQLIQEQQAQIDQIEAREIFEAVIEGSGYIESLKQEGTDEADNRRQNVEELYNALVQYGEDSDDTSLSGFLASASLASDLDNLDEGEAAVSLMTLHSAKGLEFPVVFLVGLEDGLFPNYRSQQDPRALEEERRLCYVGITRAQEQLFLTHALSRSLWGQIQTAAPSQFLGELPREFIQGNTAPRQRASSVRSKGSGSLKGAQLSQDWKVGDRIVHEHFGLGEVSMIFGKAPKLSLAVKFARAGQKILDPKHEPMQRL; translated from the coding sequence ATGACTGCGACTTCTGACTTTCTGCGCCAACTCAACCCCTCCCAACGAGCCGCCGTTGAACATCATCGGGGCCCTCTTCTGGTGGTTGCAGGAGCCGGATCAGGGAAAACTCGAGCCCTGACCTATCGTGTCGCCAACTTAATTCTCAAACATCGGGTCGACCCTGAGCAAATCTTGGCCGTCACCTTCACCAACAAGGCCGCCAAAGAAATGAAAGCCCGGGTCGAAACCCTATTCGCCCAAACCTTAGCCGCCAACACCCACGGAAAAGCCTTAGAAGTCCTGGAGGCGGCGGAACAAACCCAACTGCGATCGCGAGTTTGGCGCACCTACATCAAACCCCTCTGGATTGGCACCTTCCACAGTCTATGCGGCAAAATCCTGCGCTTTGACATCAATAAATATCGAGACGAGAACGGCCGACAATGGACGCGGTCCTTTACCATTTTCGATGAATCCGACGTTCACGCCCTCGTCAAAGAAATTGTCGTCAACCAACTCAACCTCGACGATCGCAAATTCAACCCCAAAAGCGTCCGCTACGCCATCAGCAACGCCAAAAACAAAGGCTGGTCCCCCGCGCAACTCGAACGAAACGACCCCGGCTATCGAGGACGCACCATCGCCGAAGTCTACCGCGCCTACCAAGACCAACTGGCCGCCAACAACGCCCTCGACTTCGATGATCTCATCCGCGTTCCCGTGGAGCTTTTCCAACAGAACCCCGATGTGTTGCAATACTGGCATGATAAATTCCGCCATATCCTGGTTGACGAATATCAAGACACCAACCGCACCCAGTACAACCTGATTCGTCTGTTGGCCACCAACGGTCAAACCCCCCGCGAGTTTGAAGATTGGCAAAAACGCTCCGTCTTCGTCGTCGGCGATGTGGATCAGTCCATCTATAGTTTCCGCATGGCCGACTTCACCATCCTTTTAGACTTTCAGGATGATTTCGGCGATGGCTTAGAGGACGATTTGACCCAAACCATGGTCAAACTGGAGGAAAACTATCGCTCCACCCAAACCATCCTAGAGGTGGCCAACAGCCTCATTGAACTCAATAGCGAACGCATTGATAAAGTTCTACGGCCCACCCGAGGCGAGGGGGAACCCATTTGTATCTATCGCGCCGATGACGATCGCGAAGAGGCGGATTTTGTCACCTCGCAAATGGCCACCCTCATTCGAGAAAATCCCGAACTCAACTGGGGTGATTTTGCCATCCTCTACCGCACCAACGCCCAATCCCGCAGCTTTGAAGAGTTGCTTGTCCAGCGCAAAATTCCCTATCGGATGATTGGCGGCTTACGGTTTTACGATCGCCGGGAAATCAAAGACGTGTTAGCATATTTGCGCGTCATTGTCAACCCCTCTGATAGTGTCAGTCTCAAGCGAGTGATTAACGTCCCCAAACGGGGCATCGGCAAGACCACCCTCAGCAAAATCGACAGCGTAGCCCAACAACTGAACGTTCCCTTCTGGGACATTATCAGTGATGAAACCTCCATTAAAACCGTGGCGGGGTCTCGGGCTAAGCGCATCTTAGAATTTGTGCAACTGATCCAAGAGCAACAGGCTCAGATCGACCAAATCGAGGCTAGGGAAATTTTTGAGGCGGTGATTGAGGGGTCTGGCTATATCGAGTCCCTGAAACAAGAAGGAACCGACGAAGCCGACAACCGTCGTCAGAACGTGGAAGAACTGTACAACGCCCTAGTGCAATATGGCGAAGACAGTGACGACACCTCTCTCAGTGGTTTCCTGGCCAGTGCCTCCTTAGCCTCAGATTTAGATAACCTTGACGAGGGGGAAGCGGCAGTGTCTTTGATGACCTTGCACTCGGCCAAGGGCTTAGAATTTCCTGTGGTCTTTCTGGTGGGACTTGAAGATGGCCTGTTTCCCAACTATCGCAGTCAACAAGATCCTCGGGCCCTGGAAGAAGAACGGCGACTCTGCTATGTGGGAATTACCCGAGCCCAGGAACAACTCTTTCTCACCCATGCTCTCAGTCGTAGTCTGTGGGGACAAATCCAAACCGCCGCCCCCTCGCAATTTTTGGGGGAACTGCCACGGGAGTTTATTCAAGGGAACACCGCCCCCAGACAACGGGCATCCTCAGTCCGGAGTAAAGGGTCTGGCTCGTTGAAGGGGGCGCAACTGAGCCAAGATTGGAAGGTGGGCGATCGCATTGTCCATGAGCATTTTGGCTTAGGGGAAGTCTCCATGATTTTCGGCAAAGCCCCCAAACTTTCCTTAGCGGTGAAGTTTGCCCGGGCCGGCCAGAAAATCCTCGATCCCAAACACGAACCCATGCAACGACTGTAA